Proteins from one Rosa chinensis cultivar Old Blush chromosome 7, RchiOBHm-V2, whole genome shotgun sequence genomic window:
- the LOC112175158 gene encoding uncharacterized protein LOC112175158 translates to MAAEMDLTPKSAAAAFEGDGGGYNIWSFPALGEANVGAGKLVLKPSGFALPHSADSAKLGYVLQGEDGLVGMVY, encoded by the exons ATGGCAGCTGAGATGGATCTAACACCCAAGTCAGCGGCAGCGGCGTTCGAGGGAGATGGTGGAGGATATAACATATGGTCATTTCCGGCACTTGGAGAGGCCAACGTTGGCGCCGGCAAGCTTGTATTGAAGCCTAGTGGTTTTGCTCTTCCTCACTCTGCAGATTCTGCCAAACTGGGATATGTTCTTCAAG GTGAGGATGGACTAGTTGGAATGGTATATTAA
- the LOC112175157 gene encoding probable 3-hydroxyisobutyrate dehydrogenase-like 3, mitochondrial — protein MGTPYPNPITPAQTRIGWIGIGLMGAPMASRLISAGYSLTIYARTPSKALSLQSQGARLAQSPFEVAQCSDVVFTIVGHPPDVRQVILEANGILSGLNPNGVTVDMTTNLPALARDISSAARAKDCWAVDAPVSGADVGAREGKLGIFAGGDAGVVEWLTPLFDIMGKVTYMGEAGCGQSCKIANNIVGGVSFVGLSEGLVFAERAGLDLKQFLEAVRGGAAGSTLMELFGEKMIEKDFRPGGFVEYIVKDLGMGLNIVEETDDERVVVLPGAALCKQLFTGMVANGDAKLGLQGLITVIQRLNGISEIDNSTR, from the coding sequence ATGGGAACTCCTTACCCAAACCCCATAACTCCTGCTCAGACCCGCATTGGCTGGATCGGCATTGGCCTCATGGGCGCTCCTATGGCCTCTCGCCTCATCTCAGCTGGCTACTCCCTCACCATCTATGCTCGCACTCCTTCCAAAGCCCTTTCACTACAATCCCAAGGTGCCCGCCTAGCCCAGTCCCCTTTCGAAGTTGCTCAATGTAGTGATGTTGTCTTCACCATAGTGGGACACCCACCGGATGTACGACAAGTTATCTTGGAGGCAAACGGCATACTTTCAGGCCTAAACCCGAACGGCGTCACGGTGGACATGACCACCAATCTACCAGCCTTGGCACGTGACATATCATCAGCTGCGCGTGCCAAAGATTGTTGGGCAGTTGACGCCCCAGTCTCCGGGGCAGATGTTGGCGCCAGGGAAGGGAAACTTGGAATATTTGCAGGCGGTGATGCTGGAGTCGTCGAGTGGTTAACACCATTGTTTGATATCATGGGAAAGGTTACGTATATGGGTGAAGCAGGGTGCGGCCAGAGCTGCAAGATAGCGAATAACATTGTGGGAGGGGTGAGTTTTGTTGGGTTGAGTGAAGGTTTGGTGTTTGCAGAGAGAGCTGGCTTGGATTTGAAGCAGTTTTTGGAAGCAGTGAGAGGAGGGGCGGCAGGATCAACGTTGATGGAGTTATTTGGGGAGAAAATGATCGAGAAGGACTTCAGGCCTGGTGGGTTTGTTGAGTATATTGTGAAGGACTTAGGGATGGGATTAAATATTGTGGAGGAAACTGATGATGAAAGGGTGGTGGTGTTGCCTGGTGCTGCATTGTGCAAGCAACTGTTTACTGGGATGGTTGCTAATGGGGATGCAAAGCTTGGCCTTCAGGGCCTTATCACTGTTATACAAAGGCTCAATGGCATATCTGAAATCGACAATTCTACTCGCTGA
- the LOC112179913 gene encoding probable 3-hydroxyisobutyrate dehydrogenase-like 2, mitochondrial — MGTPYPNPISPAQTRIGWIGIGVMGAAMASRLISAGYSLIVYARTPSKAAPLQSQGAHLADSPFQLAQRADVVFTMVGHPSDVRSNVLGPNALLSGLNPNCVNVDMTSSHPALAREIFDAARAKDCWSVDAPVSGGDIGAREGKLAILAGGDASVVEWLAPLFEIMGKVTYMGPAGCGQSCKIGNQITVGANLLGLSEGLVFAERAGLDVRRFMEAVRGGAAGSKVMELFGERMIERDFRPGGFAEYMVKDMGMGVDVVEEGEDGKVVVLPGAALCKQLFSGMVANGDGKLGTQGLITAIERLNGK, encoded by the coding sequence ATGGGGACTCCTTACCCAAACCCCATCTCTCCTGCCCAAACCCGCATAGGCTGGATTGGCATCGGCGTCATGGGTGCCGCCATGGCCTCCCGCCTTATCTCAGCCGGCTACTCCCTCATCGTCTACGCTCGCACTCCTTCCAAAGCCGCTCCCCTACAATCCCAGGGGGCCCACCTCGCCGACTCCCCGTTTCAACTCGCCCAACGCGCCGACGTCGTCTTCACCATGGTGGGCCACCCGTCCGATGTCCGATCAAATGTCCTCGGCCCGAACGCCCTTCTTTCCGGCCTCAATCCCAACTGCGTCAACGTCGACATGACCAGCAGCCATCCCGCCCTCGCGCGTGAGATTTTCGACGCCGCACGCGCCAAGGACTGCTGGTCCGTCGACGCGCCGGTGTCCGGCGGTGACATTGGCGCCAGGGAAGGCAAGCTTGCTATACTCGCCGGTGGGGATGCCTCGGTGGTGGAGTGGTTGGCGCCATTGTTTGAGATTATGGGGAAGGTTACTTATATGGGTCCGGCAGGGTGCGGCCAGAGTTGTAAAATTGGTAACCAGATCACCGTGGGGGCGAATTTGCTTGGATTGAGTGAAGGGTTGGTGTTTGCGGAGCGGGCCGGGTTGGATGTGAGGCGGTTTATGGAGGCGGTGAGGGGCGGGGCGGCGGGGTCTAAAGTAATGGAGTTGTTTGGGGAGAGGATGATTGAGAGGGACTTCAGGCCTGGTGGTTTTGCTGAGTACATGGTGAAGGATATGGGGATGGGAGTGGATGTTGTGGAGGAAGGTGAGGATGGGAAAGTAGTAGTGTTGCCGGGTGCTGCATTGTGCAAGCAGTTGTTTTCGGGTATGGTGGCTAATGGGGACGGGAAGCTTGGTACGCAAGGTCTTATCACTGCTATAGAGAGGCTAAATGGAAAGTGA